ATctcagtataatttttttaaaacataacatttaaataaattatacaaaaatattaaaaaaatattaatttgaagtaaagagaaaaaatttaaaaattttaaatttcctgGGTCTCCTTTCTCAGCCAGACACAAtctcaatgtattttttaaaatatatttcaaaaaacaatacaaaaacatcaaaaatatatattattttgaagtaaagaaaaaaaattaaaattttaaaatttcttaggTCTGACTTCGTAGCTAGACACAATCTtaacaaagtttttttaaaaaataatacaaaaacataaaaaaaatatattaatttgaagtaaagaaaaatacttaaaaattatcaaattttttcaaagaatttttaaaatgcaaaatcaaacatgatttaattagaaaattcaacctaacttgaaacaaaaaaaaaaaattatcatcacccaacttttggtcaatattaaaaaagtcttgtcaatttattttgaaaaataaatttaaacaagaGAAATCTAATTTCAGTGCCTGTTGGAGTGCCACTTCCAAGCATTTCTGGTTCGCTGTAACCCCGTAAGCCAGCCTATTCCAGGAGAAATGCACATCATATTTAGGAAGCAATCAAGTAGGCAAGCAAATCAAGATACCCCTTTTAGATTTCAgagcttttcttttccttgtaaTATTCATAAGTATGaatctatctttttttagagaaaaaaggGCTTATAGGCTTGTTTATAGCCTATACGGTTTCTAAAATGAAATGCTACTAAGCTTATGTTTCTGATGCCTGCTACATTGTCAAGTGCTTTTAGCAGACTAGGACCCAACCATCCTAGGTCTGGCAACGCACATTAGATCCTGCTGGAAGGTCAAGCCTATCATTATTGGGTCTTACTACTTGGCATGGCCCAAGCTATAGGGTTCTTATTGCAAAAGGGCTCAACATTAAAACAGGGTCCAATTAAGCATTGGGTCCTACTGCGAGTAAGGCCCAACACTGTTGAGTCATGCTGGTAGGCAAAGTCCAATGCAGCCATGGATCTAGCTACACAACTAGATCCAAtcttagtattattttttacaaaataatatcaaaagaatattcatttgaattaaagaaaaaaaattaaaatattaaatttcttggGTCTCGCCAGTCACACacaatctcaatatattttatttaaaaaatactaaaaaaaacataaatatatatatatatatatatatatatatattattttaaagtaaagaaaaaataaaaaattttaaaatttcttggctcaacatatatttttaaaaataatacaaaaacattaaaaaatatatattaatttgaggaaaaaaaacttaaaaaatatcaaaacaatttcaatgaatttttgaaacgcaaaatcaaatataattaattaggaaATTCAACtcaacctaaaataaaaaaatatatatatcatcacccaactttcaatttaatttcaaaaataaatttaaatcagagAAGGCAAcgccaaaaaaatttaatggggTATAATTGGTGGGTCCGGCTACACCTTGTGAAAGCGATTTGAGTCTAGCTTGACAGCTCTTGGCAGAGAAGACAACGTCCCCCACCGCAATTCTTAACCAAAAACATAACAGGGAACACCCCATGCGGTGCTACAGTGTTGTCCACGATGCAAAGCCTCTATTATTATAGTGTCGTCTATAGTGTAATGTGTCTATGTCCACAATAAATCTATAGTGCAATCCACATTGAAAccactctatatatatatagagtaatTCATTGATCTCTTTATtgatctcttttagtttttttcatcaaatagtGCAATTTACAGTAATTACAGTAAAAGCACGTACATTCCACAAGACTTCACTCTAATGTAGAAATTTCACATGTTTTAgagttttgttaattaattagatactTATCTACATTTTGCGGTGggctagtttttatttttcaaaaaaaaattttatatactagctttttcaacatatttttatagttaaaaaattataaacaaaaatatgtatatatataatcaaataaatcaataactATATATGCTAATAAATGGGGAAAAAAGCCATAAaagataactaaaattaaaattggaaaaatcaagaaacatatAGAACAAGATATTTTAATCTTGTAAGATGTGACATTTACCCAACTATGCTTGCtaaatttagttattaaaataagtttgttattcaataaaataataatagaaatagacacatatattaaattgattaaattaaaattaaaataaaaaaatattatgcaagactacatatattataaatatcatttgaaaaaaaaattaaaaaataaaattcatccacaaaagattttaaaataattatagataaatcaaaacaatctcttcaaaaattaaattcataactGATTGAAGGTCATGAGGGAcacattataaaatatattattagttatattgttttttgaaaggaaaaaagtttGAGGAGGGTAATTCTGTAAAATTGATGAAGAGATTGTAACATAGCTTAGCAAAAACCATATCATACGTACCAAATACATAAACTTGTAATCCTCAATACATTAATAATCACAaataagtaatatttttttatttatcctgATTTCAgattaatatgataaattattaatttattaaatttataagataatacatttttaaaatatatatatatgtttcattTATGAGAAACGAGTATACCTGTGGGCTGTTGCCTCAAATTAATAGGTAGCTTGTTAGTTATTAGATGGGAGATTCCTTCAGTTATATCAACACGTGTCACTCGTTCATGAGAGAGGTTCGTTAGAGGCAGCCTTGCAGCTCACTGTATAAATCCTCCTGATcccctcctctctctttctcttccttctctctgAATTGCTGTAGATAGCTGGCTAGGATTACATCGCCATCACTGTCAAGTCAAGCCCAGGCCAAACTGCACTATCACCATTGATTCTCCTCAGAAAAACTAATATCTTTGCCCAATAAAGTCCTCTCTGTTAATCTTGGTTAGTgtttagtttctttttcttaattatatacCTTCTTGGTTGATCTTGTCCTCCTTTCttggacttttttttatatgtaattttctctttttctttgaacCATACAACAACATGCATCTCTCTTCTAATTCGAACTGGTTTCTCctttcatttctttaatttattttacaaatgattttataatttgattaacgATTTTCCTCTTATATTATACCAAGTGTTGTATGATTTGTTGGTTTCTTTTAAGTTACTTTGATTTTAAAGATTTGATCTTTTTCACCTTTCCAGACAATGGCCGAAGACGATAAACGAAAACGCTGCGAGGAGGTGAATAAAGATATGATTAGTAGCTTGCCTAATGTGATAATTGGTCATATACTCTCGTTTCTTCCTACTAAAGATGCTATGTGCACCTGCATTTTGTCCAAAAGTTGGAGAGAACTCTGGAGATCACTTtccaattttgattttgatgatcgCACATGGAAAAGTAGGATCATCTTTGGGAATTTCATGGATAGGTTCTTTTATGTTCATAACTCGCGTGAAAACTCCATTACAAAATTTCGTCTCCGCGTACATGGAAACTATCCTTCTTCCCGTTTAAGTCAATGGATTGATGCAGCGATTAAGGACAATATTGAGGAGCTTATACTTTGGATATACCCAGATGTTCATGTTCCATTGCCTCAGAGAGTTTTTAGTTGTGAGAAGTTAGTGGTTTTGAACCTTGGTTGTGGAATTGCTATTGATCTTCATGGTGTTGCTGTCCGCTTTTCATGTCTCAAGGTCCTTCATCTTGAAGGACTCCCGATGCTTGATGACCTTGCTTCCATAGAGAACCTATTAGCAGGTTCCCCGGTCCTTGAAGAACTGAAAATCGAACATGTAGATTGTCGATCCAGGAACGCTTTACGTGTATGCTCAAGCTCACTGAAACGCTTGACCATAAGATTCACGCGTATTCGTTATTACAGGAAGGATCCTGGTTGCAGAGCACTCACTCTTGATACCCCAAACCTAGAGCTCCTTAAACTAACTGATTTCGTGTCCGAGGAGTTAAACATCCAGCAACTTCCGTGCTCACTAGTCGAGGCATCTGTCAGTGTTGCTTTTACACATTTCTTCATCATACAAGTAGATACTTATATTGACATGGCGGTTCAGTTCTTGAGACTGATCATGCCTATCGTCAGGATCTTACGCTTGTGTGAGACTACTATGAGGGTAGGTTTCTTCCTCATTTTACTGTGTGCTTAAATTTTCAGTGGTCTGATGACGCAACCCCTCACATGTTTACAGATTTTATCAAACGCGGTTCGTAAGAAGTTGCCTTGCGTCGAAGATCTGCCTAATTTTCAGAACTTGACTCGTTTGGAGATCGAAGCTAGTGGAGATTGTCGTTGGATGGTTTTGCATGAGATACTCAAATGCTCTGTTAAGCTGGAAGTCTTCATCTTATACAAGGAAAAGGTTAGTTCCTACAAGATAAATATATACGTGCGCAATGTTTTCTGGAAGCATGATCGGTATTGTTCTTCTTCTTACAGGCTTTAACCGTTCAGGCTACAGATCCTCCCAGATGGCCAAGTCTTGTATACCTTAATTCTTCGGTGATTCCCAAATGGCGAAATCCTGAATTCGCGCCTCAGTGCATGAGGTCAAGCCTTAAAGTGATTGAGTGTGTAGATTTTGAATGGGATTTCTCGGAGATAGAAATGGCGGAATATTTCTTAAAGAAAGCGTTGGTCTTGGAGAAGATGGCTATCAGATTTGGACGGGGCATGACTCATAATTCAAAAGAACGTGTTGCCAAGAGGCTGTCAGGGTGTGACATAGGCTCCGAAGCATGTCGAATTACATTTTCATCAccttgatttagtttttttttaattccttttctgTTAGAGATTGCTCAACGAGGAACAGAGAATGCAAACCCATATTTGATATTCATGTATATGGATGAATTCTTTTTGTTGTTCTAGTATAAAATTGTGTATTAAAtacacaattttaaaaacttagatacttggATGAATTCTTTTTGTTGTTCTAGTATAAAATTGTGGTTAGAATCTTttaaaaacttagatacttggAGAGAAAGAAGTATTTGGGTATTAAATAATCAGCGCTAGCTAATGTTATGCATAACATTGTgtttaattcaataatatatttaattaaattatcaaaaaataataatttccttaattttactattagtttttttattttattttattgaggtGTTCTTTCTAGTGGCAAGTGATAATATGAAATCCTAACCTATATTTTGCAATTAATGAAACAAAAGTCATTGAATTTCATATATCtatttaaattagtaaatgATATTGtgtgaaattaatatttaattaatttaaacttaataATACATCCTAGCTATAACATAAATGAATTAACTCTACTTCATTATCTATAGCATAACTCAATATTCCATGACgcctttaataaaatatatctaataaaGAATGTTATAAAATCTAAgacacataaattaaaaaaaaaagtgatttggaaaaaatcgattaaaaaatcaatctttcaagaaattcaaatttcaagatATTGATGAAGTGAAAAAGGAAACACAATCAATTCATGGGATTCCagaagtataatatttttatattttttcaagcatttGATTCcacttaaataaattttattatctagAATATCATATTTACAAATTTCtcatgtgataaaaaaaatgattttctagtATAAATAAAGGAATCCTAGTTCCTTAAATGTCAAGAATTTAGGAAATAAGGACTAATAATACAACAAGTTATTCAtacattttcatataattaagaTAAAGTATCGAATTGGAACAACtatgtttaatgaatttgttaTAGATTATACAAATAAGTATTTGAAAAACCTCCTAAACTTAAAGAAAAACACTTGATAAAGTACATATACCTTCCTCTCAAATTCTCTCTTGTTCTTTAGCTTTGCAATTCAGCATTATTGTCTATAATCTGAACTAATTTTCTTTCAACGAATGGTATGAGAGCTTGTTCTGATTGTTTGACATGGCAATTCAAACTTCCCACTTTAGTCTCTTTGTTTGACAAATGACAAGTATAAGATTTGGTGTATTTGTGTGGAAGCTTGACTAGGTTTTCAAGATATATGAGAAACAGTTGCAAAAAGCTTTTAAGAGCATGTGAAAAGAGTAGCGTTGACACCTGTTCAAAAGGAGGTCATGCAGAAGGCATGAAATAATGATTAACAAACACTCACAATCATTCATCAATATTTGGATGACACCACTTTTGAGACAATGGTTGACACAACCACCACCAAACAAGTATGAAAAGTTTTGCAACAATCAAATTAAGAAGTTGATAACGTAAAAAAAGGTTCGCctacaaaaattacaaagtgactttaaaaaaatacatatgctTGAGTAAGAGAATATTTCAGAATATTTTGTTAGAGTATTGACCACATACAATGAGATAAAAAGATCTAGAGGGAAGATGGAAGAAATGTGTGTGGTAGAAAAGATCCTACGATCGTTACAGAAGAAATTCCACTATGTGATGATCGAGATAGAGGAATCgaaaaatgtaaattttttttaacaattcaaGATCTCATAGGAAAACTACAAGCCCATAAAAAAAGAGTATGTGAAATTCAAGAAACCATGGGTGCATAAGCATTCTCCTCAAAATTCTctataaaaaagaacaagatggcTCTAGATATAACCAAGGAGGTAGAGGTAGATGGAAAAGAAGATCGAGGTTGCTTTAACAGGTTAACTAGTCGACTGATTGAAGCTAACCAGTGGACCAAATCCTCATAAAGTAGCCATTCAACACTCAGGtttgacaaaacaaaaattaaatgctataattatcaaaaaaaaaaaaaagaagaagaagaagaggaggaggaggaggaggaggaggaggttatTATACCAGAGATTGCTGAAATTCAATCTAAAGGTTGAAACTATAAATGGAAAGATAACCatgacaaagaagaagatgTAGCTCATGAGTCGACCATCACAACCACAAAGCCGTGGAGTCCACACGATGCTCACGAGTCTGTTGTCACCAAGGAGCCATGGAGTCCGCAAGCACGCGAATCCATCGTTGTAGCCACAGAGCCATGGCATCCGCACGAATCTCACGGAACCATCATTGCAGCCATAGAGCCATGGAGTCCACGTGAGGCTCACAAATCCATTGCAAGCATGGAGCCATGGAGTCTATGAACAAGGGGTAACTAAAAAGCTGCATCGTCACGAACAGTACAGAAACCAATAATTGAGCACAACAGTCTCTGTTTTTCTTAAACAAAGTTGAAATGTAGTTCGAGACTAGGCTCAGTTTCTTTCCTCAAATGCTTCGAATATTTGCTCTCAGATCTCAATCAAAAGTActttcaaaaaagataaaaataaaaacagagctAAACGAGTATCCTTTTAGTTGACCATTACATGCTATCAATAGAGAATAAGAAAGATGCAAGGTGAAGTAGAATCAGCCTCAAACAAACACGTCAATTTacccatacaaaaaaaaatcatataacatTTGAAAAAGCAGGATGACCATCAAATCGTGTTGCCTTGAACAATCTTCTTGTATCttcttcaggaaaaaaaaaaaaaaaaaattaaaaagtgtgtgtgtgtgtgtaaaactCTTGCattttctatttgctttttatttttaataatagagagcattaataaaaagatagtCATCTcctaaaaagttaaatgacGATTCATGACTGCGTTAGaaatgagatatatatataaaaaaaggaaacattAGAAGGAAATATATAACAACCGAAGTGCTTATGTGTATTTCTTTCCCTTGTTCTTTACAAGATCCCTACAAAGCCTCATTCCTGGCAGAATAAGTCCAATTTACTACCTTCTAACTGGCATAGAAGATGATCTAGGAAGATCTTCCACGTGAAAATTTGATGTTTCTGATGAAGAAACAGAAGCTGAGTGTCGAAGGAATGGATTAGCTACCCCGCTTGAAGTTTCATTGGCAACTGTGGTAGGACGAACTGAAATAAAAGAAGCTGGCTGCAACTCGATTTGAGTGACTGGATCTGCATCATTCTCAGGAATATCAAGCAAATGATGATTGTCTTCCTCTGACATTAATGTGCTTGTGTCTCTGTGCATGGTAGAATCATCTGTGAAACTCGCATGCCTTCTCTTCCCGCTAGTTGCTGCTTTCCACCACCCATGGATTGTCTCCCTTATTCTTGGAGGAAATAATGCCGCCTTATAGTTTGTTCCCATCTAGGAAAAGGGAGGGAACAATACGTGATGCTAATAATGACCAGAAAATGATTGCACAAAAAACAAGTGGTATAATACTACCAACTTAACCCAATGAAAACCTGCTCGAGCATTTCATGCTACTAGTTAGGAAGAGGGAGGCTTGCTCTACTCACAAGTGGATAAAGATGATTTCAATTCTTAAAATGCCATAAAGAATTGATGGCAATTTAAAGGACTCGACATCTTGACTTATTCTCatgtctaaaaatatattaagtttgTTCCAAAACCCTTTCTTGGTGATGGATTCTGATAAAACACCACAGCATCGCTCCCAGAAAGGAAAAGGTTGAGAAGATAATCTGAAGGAAAAAACTTGAGGTTTGTTAGCCGACAAATCACGCTGTCAAGATTTATTAGTTTCAACAATTTTGACGTTAGAAATAATTTACATGGAAGCTGTGGTGTATCTGCATCTGATACAAGTTAAAACCAGCTAGATTGTGGTAGATTATGTGCTTCTAATGTCTTGTTCATGATATTTGTTGACTGGTAGATTATGCATTAGTATTTTCTTGCATATAATATGAATTGGCATGTTTTTTCCTTGAGGAAAAGTGCATTTAGTGGCAATATGATACCTGAGTAACAAGTGCATATAGTGGCAAGGTGCTGTAGCTGCAGAGGAACTGCCCAGAAAACCTACAAGATAATACAATAATGCAGTAGCTGTAAAAGCTGATGAATCCTCAAGAAAGTCTCAACCATCTCAGAAGTATGCATACCCCAACACAAGTCGTATGTACACCTGCAAATGGTTCCTAATAAAGCAGGATCTGTACCCAAATTGCCACTgtaaattaatcaacaaaagaCAGATCAGTTCAACGTACAGATTCACCACCTCATCatcatggaaaagaaaaaactttgtaTCTCCTCATTTCTGATTCTTCTGGTCAGTGATTATCAATCATTCTTTTCGTAAACATTGAATCAACCCAGGAAAAAGTGAGGCGTTTGCTCAAACAATCacagaaattataataaatttgagcTTGGTTGATGTCAAGAAGGAAAGGACAAAAGTGAACTCTCGCAGCCcaatgaataattaataatcaagtCAGGGTAGAGGAGATACCCAAAACCATAAGAATGAAGCCAATTCAAATGCATTCTGCAATCACATttcagagaaagaaaagaactaGATGTGAGTTATGTTACTTTGGCACAACACCATAGAACCATTTTCTAGGAAAGAAGGAACTGAAAGGACGGTATATGTTACCATTTTAACTTGAGCAACTGATCACAGTGAGCATTGCTTACCTGGAACAGGATAAAATGGATCAATTTCAGAAACAGTTCTGGCTTCTTGAACCAGAAAAGATCATCTCGAGGCCTGATCATCTTCCCCTCTACAGAGTGTCCGGTTAGGCTAGCAGTCTCTGATGTCAAGGTCGCAATAACATGTTGTAGCTTTGCTCCGACTAGAAGAACAAGCTGCCCATGACATGAAATATCAGAGATGCCCAGTGCAATTACTTAAGTAATACAAAATTCGTTAAGTGTAATCTGTTGTCCTTCCAAATGTCTGTTCCTCGCtgcattctctttttttctacCGAGGAAAATTCCTTT
This is a stretch of genomic DNA from Populus alba chromosome 11, ASM523922v2, whole genome shotgun sequence. It encodes these proteins:
- the LOC118038327 gene encoding F-box/LRR-repeat protein At4g14103-like; translated protein: MISSLPNVIIGHILSFLPTKDAMCTCILSKSWRELWRSLSNFDFDDRTWKSRIIFGNFMDRFFYVHNSRENSITKFRLRVHGNYPSSRLSQWIDAAIKDNIEELILWIYPDVHVPLPQRVFSCEKLVVLNLGCGIAIDLHGVAVRFSCLKVLHLEGLPMLDDLASIENLLAGSPVLEELKIEHVDCRSRNALRVCSSSLKRLTIRFTRIRYYRKDPGCRALTLDTPNLELLKLTDFVSEELNIQQLPCSLVEASVSVAFTHFFIIQVDTYIDMAVQFLRLIMPIVRILRLCETTMRILSNAVRKKLPCVEDLPNFQNLTRLEIEASGDCRWMVLHEILKCSVKLEVFILYKEKALTVQATDPPRWPSLVYLNSSVIPKWRNPEFAPQCMRSSLKVIECVDFEWDFSEIEMAEYFLKKALVLEKMAIRFGRGMTHNSKERVAKRLSGCDIGSEACRITFSSP